A window of Saccharomyces eubayanus strain FM1318 chromosome XII, whole genome shotgun sequence contains these coding sequences:
- a CDS encoding putative amidotransferase, whose amino-acid sequence MTVRKIAILYTDEDSEWTKPWGNFVDMAIELLEETKKLECVEQDVEYEVFHVQKGKFPRLSELQKDEYLGIYITGSKYDSFDNEIGWIIELRKFLNDMLTSDFEHPPVAGVCFGHQVIAAALGSSVGRNPKGFEGGVVPLKLNSVGQKLFGAETLNLSEVHSDCVFDVPEGYQNWASSNKCGNQGLYRKNKVLTFQGHPEFNSGVAQKGLLKSRDKVNLEEFEKYERQCRELNNDGVRAARSIWRLFLQGV is encoded by the coding sequence ATGACAGTGAGAAAAATAGCTATTCTTTATACAGATGAAGACAGTGAGTGGACTAAACCATGGGGAAATTTTGTTGATATGGCAATCGAGCTGTTAGAggaaaccaagaaattggagTGTGTTGAACAAGATGTTGAATACGAGGTCTTTCATGTCCAGAAGGGCAAGTTCCCCCGATTGTCGgaacttcaaaaagatGAATATTTGGGGATTTACATTACCGGTTCCAAATATGATTCATTTGATAACGAAATCGGGTGGATTATAGAGCTaagaaagtttttaaacGACATGTTAACTAGCGACTTTGAACATCCACCCGTAGCAGGAGTTTGTTTTGGCCATCAGGTAATTGCGGCTGCCCTAGGCAGTTCAGTGGGTCGGAACCCAAAAGGGTTTGAAGGAGGCGTTGTGCCGCTTAAACTAAATTCAGTGGGCCAAAAATTATTTGGAGCTGAAACATTAAATCTTTCCGAGGTGCATAGCGACTGTGTTTTCGATGTCCCAGAGGGGTACCAAAATTGGGCATCGAGTAACAAATGTGGAAACCAAGGGCTTTATCGGAAAAATAAAGTGCTAACGTTTCAAGGACATCCTGAATTTAACAGTGGTGTTGCTCAGAAAGGACTGTTGAAGTCCCGAGACAAGGTGAACCTTgaagagtttgaaaaatacgaaAGGCAGTGCCGAGAATTGAATAATGACGGTGTAAGAGCTGCCAGAAGTATTTGGAGATTGTTCTTGCAGGGTGTGTGA